Within the Thermus oshimai DSM 12092 genome, the region GGTGCAGCTTTCCGTCCCCGACCGCCTAAGGGGCCGGGTCATGGCCGTCTACACCCTGGTCATGCTGGGTACGGGGCCCCTCGGGGCCTACCTCACGGGCCTCCTCTTTGAGCTTTTAGGGGGGGAGAAGGCGGCCCTCCTCCTGGGGGGAAGCCTCCTCCTTCTTGGGGCCCACCAGCTCCGGCGGGGCTGGCCTAGGGAGTCCAGTCCTCCGGCCTAGGGCCAAGCCCAAGCCGCCAGGCCACCCCTCTCGCCACCCTGACCCCTGCCTTCCCGTCCCCGTAGGGGTTTTTGGCCCGGCGCATCCCCGCTAGGGCCTCAGGGTCTTTGAGGAGGCCCGCCACGGTGGCGTAGACCCCTTCGGGGTCCGTGCCCGCAAGCTTCAGGATCCCGGCCTGAAGGCCCTCCGGCCTCTCCGTGACGTTCCTCAGGACCACCACCGGCACCCCCAGGGCCGCGCCCTCCTCCTGAAGTCCCCCGGAGTCCGTGACCAAAAGCAGGCTTTCCTTCATGAGGGCGGCCATGGGGCCGTACTCCAGGGGGTCCAGGAGGACGAAGTTCTTTACCCCTTTCAGCACGGGGAAGACCGCCTCCCGCACCACGGGGTTCAGGTGCACGGGGTAGACGAAGGTGAGGTGGGGGAAGTCCTGGGCCACCCGCTTGAGGGCCCGGGCGAGCTCGGGAAGAAGGGGCCAGTTCTCCCGCCGGTGCATGGTCACGGTCACGTAGGGCCCCGGGGGGAGCCCCTCGGGGAGGCGGCCCAGCCTTGATGCGAGGAGCACCGCGTCCACCCCCGTCTGGCCGGTGACCAGGATGCCCTCCGGCTTTTTCCCTTCCCGCAGGAGGTTTTCCCGGGCCAGGGGCGTGGGGGCGAAGTCCAGGTCGGTGAGGGCGTCCGTGAGGCGGCGGTTGGCCTCTTCCGGGAAGGGCTCTTTCAGGTTCCCGCTCCTTAGGCCCGCCTCCACGTGCCCCACGGGGAGGCCCTCCAGGAAGGCCGCCCAGGCCACGGCGAAGGTGGTGAGGGTGTCCCCGTGCACCAGGACGTAGTCCGCCCGCATCTCCTTAAGGGCCCGGGCCGCCTGGGGCAGGATGCGGGCCGCGAGGTCCGGCAGGGCCTGGCGCTCCTGCATCACGTCCAGGTTG harbors:
- the wecB gene encoding non-hydrolyzing UDP-N-acetylglucosamine 2-epimerase: MKRVVLAFGTRPEATKMAPVYLALKEIPHLKPLVLLTGQHREQLRQALSLFGIVEDRNLDVMQERQALPDLAARILPQAARALKEMRADYVLVHGDTLTTFAVAWAAFLEGLPVGHVEAGLRSGNLKEPFPEEANRRLTDALTDLDFAPTPLARENLLREGKKPEGILVTGQTGVDAVLLASRLGRLPEGLPPGPYVTVTMHRRENWPLLPELARALKRVAQDFPHLTFVYPVHLNPVVREAVFPVLKGVKNFVLLDPLEYGPMAALMKESLLLVTDSGGLQEEGAALGVPVVVLRNVTERPEGLQAGILKLAGTDPEGVYATVAGLLKDPEALAGMRRAKNPYGDGKAGVRVARGVAWRLGLGPRPEDWTP